The nucleotide window ATGATATCCCCATCGGCATTTAGGATTCATTAGTGGAGCTGCTCTTAAAGATATCATCATCAACCAAGGATTCAAACCTCCATCCCAAGTAGACTTTGATTGTGACAGGAGGTGTGCCTGCCGTCCGTTCATTGGCCATCGGACAAGAGAGATGCTGCTGATAAGGCTGCTGCGACGGACCAATCGACAAatcatattattttgtttacttctcgaggaatgaatgaatgaatcaaTCCTGAAGCATCTGCGTTACGAAGCCACTTCGAGACGATGCAGCAGCTTTGCTCGTGGCACGAAGCGACCTGGAAAGCACTCAGGAGGCAGGCCGGCCTTTCCACATTCCTCGTCGCCGGTACCACCCCGGGAGCATCGCGACATGCAAGAAATGTGAATTCTTCCGACTGCAAGACGAACGCATCTCCAACTTTTCCTTTCGAAAAGAGAACGTAGGGAAGGGGCTCAATAGCTGCGTAGAATCTATTCTCAATGATTGGGTGACTGCAAAGCATCCGATAAAGGCGAAAGTGACCACCTAAAATAGCTATCTCAACAGCCTTTGCAAAggaagaagaacataaaaaaaagaGTCGCTGCAAACAAAAAAATTTAGCATCTTTTGTATCATTAGAGAGAGGAGTTCCGAACGAACAACATCACTCGCACGGCTGACTGACTGCTTCCGCCGAAACACAAAACAATGACCAACACTTCATTCACATGGATCTTGTTCTCCGTAGACCAGTTCATGCTACCAGCAGATACATCGAGAGGATTTAACTGTTGTGGCATAGTTATGCAAACTTAAAAGAAGATGGTCATGCAAACTTCCATACGATGTTTGTTCTCTATTAAACGAACGAATTTTGTGGATCCGGTTTAAGCATATTCATAAGATTAGAAAAGAAGATGAACCAGCAGAACAACACCAAGAACAGCAGCATAACTCATCTATTACTTGGTGTTGTTGCATTATCTGAATTCCAGCAAACCAGCATTTTTTTTTCAAGGGCAACCAGAGAGATTGTTGGTctagaaagaaaacaaaattcccatCAGACCAAACAGATGACAATAAAGGGAAGCATGAACAACAAATTAAACCCGACGGCAGCAAGCTTGAAATCCAATCACCAAGCCAACTTCAATCAAAAGCAATTCACATTGCAGCCATATCTCCTGCTGAATGTTTACAACATCAAACTTTTCTAATCCAACACACTCGGAGACGAGCAAGCCCAGTCAAAAAGAAAACCTCAGATTTTAATGACCTTAGCAGCTCTTATGAGAGGGTTGGCCTTGGCAATCTGCTCTCTTCCGGCGGCTTTGTAATCGAATGAGCAGTCGTGGGTGTCGGAGTATCGGTGGCTGGCGCAGAAGAGATCCCCGCACCGGCACCGGAAGCCGGTGAGCCCCACCCTTTTCCGGCAGCTCGAGCACCGGCTGACGAGACGAACAGGCGGCAGGGCCTCTTTGCTAGAGTGCGACTCGCAGGAGAGAGTGGCGCCGGAATCGGCCACCGCCCCGTTTCCAAAACTCCCAGGCGTCTTCGGAACCGGAAGCTCCGGTGGAGGGTTCACGCAAACAGAGGGTGGGGAGGGTGGTGGAggcggaggagagggagagggagatggagatggagatggagatggagaaggGGATGAAGAGGAGGAGGGTTTGAGGATCTCGGCTTCGTCTTTGTCAAGGTTGCAGCTTTCCCTTGCCATCTTACAAAATTCAAGAATAATCCAACAGGTAATGGGCAGAAATCCTAATAAAAGCCAACAATTCCGAGCGGAAATCAAGAGAAAAGAGATGGATGCAAGTTTTAGACGAAGATTCCACGAAACGAACAAGGAAGACACCGTTCCAACGAGATCAGAGACAGAAGCAGCAAAGATGACAATAAAGCTGACACCTTTCTCCACGGATTTCGGGAGAAAAACCAGAGCTGGAAAAAGATATTCGGCGGAGAATCGAGATCAGAGGTCGAATCGAGATGGATTGGGGCGAAACCCCAGAGGAGAAAAACGGATGGAGCTCACCCAAAGGGAACTTTGACGAAGCTTTCAGGCGAAATCAAGGACTGGGGAGGGAGCTGATCCCGGAAATCCCCTGGAAATGGACCACCCTCGATCGGAAGATGGAGGCCGAGGGCGTCGGGTTGGAGGAGCCGGTGGTGGCTTCCTAATATATCGACGCCATTAGTCtccataataaataataataaaccgGGATTTTAACTTTTTTAAGATATGGAAGGATTTCATGTATGCCATGAAATTTCAAGTTTACCCCTCCGAGTGTTCATTTTCCGAATGACTCCAAATTTAGATTCCCAAGTGTCGAAGTCAGTTAAACTAAAGTCTGACCATCCAAGTATACCCATGCGCTTTAATCATAAATATCCGATATTTCTAAGATGGTCTTTTCGTTTGATAATATTCGATAAGAATATAAATAcaaatttattaatatatatatatatatatatatatatatatatatataattaagcaATGCTTCTGAACTAATTAATAATACATAATatatgctattttgaatattttctacGGCAATCGATATGATCGATTTGATAAAACAGGTTTTAACATCGATGTGAAGAACATTCTAGTGTTCTTCACATCTTTCACGAGCCGAGCACGAGGTATATAAAATATTCGAAATTAACGTCAaatcaatataatatattatcttcTTATTAGTATtttaatacttgctaaaataaggGAGACAAAGAAACAAAACCATGCAAGATCTTGATAACACGGATTAACCACTATTTTCTGATATGATTTTGTTGTCGTTCGAGTTCAATATCATCGCAGTAGGCTCGAGAATATTCCTCTTTTTACCTgttcgaataaaaaaaaaaagaaggataatGTAATTAATATTACACAAAAAGTGACgtcgattttttatttttcttttctttttatatatatatatattggtgatTATATATCTGAATAATAAACTCGGTGACGCGGAGAGTAGGCAGCCTCCGTGGCATCTGATGCACGCTCCCCTTGGGCCGCCGCAAGAGAAGAGAGCGGGTGGCCCCCATTTCTCTTGCTCATCATCGCGTTCCCACGGCTCCTCTTGACTCTGAGGAGCCCTAGCTCGATCTCTCCCTCCCTTTCTCCGTCTGAGCCCTAACCCTAGCCATCCCATCCCCGGAGGAATGTCAAAGGCTTGGGGCGGCGTCGGCGCCGGCGCCTGGGCTCTCGACGCCGAGCGCGCCGAAGCCGAGGAGCGCGAGCGAGAGGCTGCGGAGCCGCCTCCGTTGAGCTCCCTCCTCGCCGGGGAGCCAGTCCAGAGCTTCCCGAGCCTCAAGGAGGCGACCTCATCGaggcagcagaagaagaagaagcccgtCGCGCTCTCCCTCGCACAGTTCAACGCGGGAAACTTTGGCGGCGCCGGCGGCGGACGCCGAGACCTCTCCTTCGAGTCGAAGGGTCTCACCCCCGATGAGATGCTCCGCCTCCCCACCGGCCCTAGGGAGCGGTCCCAGGAGGAGATCGAACATGGCCGCCTTGGTGGGGGATTTCGATCGTATGGCGGCGGTGGGGGTGGTCCTCGCGGAGGATTTGCTAGCAATAGGGCCGAAGAGGGCGATGGTTCGTGGGGCGGTGCCGGTGGTGGAAGGAGGGGCTACGGTGGTTTCAATGACGAGCAGCGGAGGGGTCCGCCTGCTAGAGCACTGGATTTTGACCAGCCATCTAGAGCCGATGAGGTCGATAATTGGGGTTCCGGTAAGAAGTCATTTGTTCCTCCGCTGAGTGAGGGTGGGCGGCGTGATTCCTATGGCTCGCTGGGTAGTCGCGGTCCATCTAGGGCTGACGGCATAGATAACTGGTCAACTGCGAAGAAGCCACTACCATCCAAGTACCCAAGCTTTGGATCAGGGTTTGGGGATTCTCGTGCTTTATCCGATTCTGATCGATGGGGAAGGAGTAGAGAAGGATTTATACAGAATGATCAAGGGAGACCAAAACTCGTTTTAGATCCACTAAAGAAGAATGCTGATGTGCCCATTGAGCCTGCAAGGACTCGGCCAAGCCCATTTGGGACAGCACGACCAAGAGAGGAGGTCTTGGCCGAGAAAGGTTTAGACTGGAGAAGGATGGAATCTGAGATTGAGATCAGGAAGACCAGCAGGCCCACTAGCTCACATTCTAGCAGACCTTCTAGTGCACAGTCAAGTAGGCCTGTGAGCCCAGGAGTGCAATCAGCAGCTCCGGCAGCAGAAATAACAGTTAAACCTGGACCGAAGGTGAACCCCTTCGGTAATGCAAAGCCCCGGGAGATTCTGTTGCAGGAAAAGGGAATAGATTGGAGGAAAATTGACATGGAGCTGGAGCATCGCAGTGTGGCAAGGTTTAGATTCTCTATTTCCTCAAGTTATACTGTTTCCTACTTAGCTAGCTATAATTTGTAGATATTATACCGTAGTGTCTGCAACTTCAAATAATTTTTGGTTGTTATGCATATATGCTTCTCTGCTATTTAATTGAATTAATTTAATGCAAATCGCCTCTAGTTCTGTTGACATAAATGCATGTTGAGATGTACCGTTCATGTGAAGTAACACTGCTCTTTGGCCTTAAAACTGCAATGTTATCCTTGAATATCTCATGTGAGCTCATTAGTTTTGCCAGGGTTCTCAATGACTTCACAATGAAAGCTGTAACTATTTACTCTTCATGATTTGGTAGGAGATACTGACTGTACTGTTAGATTCAATAACTGTTGAAATTCATATATTAGCTatttaaaatgattaaaattgttgAAAACTTGAAATTCATATATTAGCTATTTCAACTGTTAAAATTCATATATTAGCTATTTCAAATGTTGAAATTGGACCGATGCTTGATCCAATAGCAATATATTAGTGTTTGTTAGTGGCTATACTTATTGCACATTTGACTTTTGTGCTTTTGGATGAAAATTGTTCTTCCATGATTCTAATCATCTTTGAAAATTAGTTCATAACTATGAAGTTCTAAATTTGGTAGTTTCACTCAGAGTCTCGTTGTCACTATTTTAAACTATGACAAGGAAGAAAGTGGGGGAAAAGGTTAATACAACTTGAAAGACCAAAAGTATATTGAGGGTGGGCCTAGGTACAACGctaaggttgctcctttgcgaTTTTGGAGACTAGGGCCCAAGTCACGGAAATaacctttttaaatatttaaaggtaaaactgcgtatattgacCCTCCTCAAATTCTGCATTGGTGGCAGCCTCATGCACTGGGTATACCATTTTGAAAGACAAAAAGTATATCTACTGCATATTTTAATGATATCATTGTAAATATAGTCACATGGTTTTAGGTTTTTAGAATGCTGTTTTCTGATGACATGCCATTTATAATCAATAGAATGACGTAAACCATGAAAAATGAACACTATAACCATGGACTAATTAGGAGCTAAGTTTCAGACGTATTAAACTCCAGACAGATTGCTCAAATGTCagggctacttctcctttttcatATTCTTCACTTTACCTCATATATCATGGCTAAGTTTAATACTCTTCACTGTGTTAAACTATAGACAGATTGCTCAAATAGAGTCactttgtgtgtgtgttttgttttGTATCATAGCCGGCTAACTTTCAGTGGTTTGTTTCTTTCGGTTCAACCTGTAAAGTAGATTACTTCGTTTTCTTAACACCTATGATGCAAGGGCTTCTCTTGTAGTTAACGATAAAGTAGTTTGTATCTTGCCTATGTTGATTGATAATTACTATGGTTCTGCTACATTATATAAGCATAAAACAAGATTCTAGTTATTTTATGCCGACAAACAATGCTAACTAGATAGATTGTCTTGGCTGTTCACTTTTCAACTCAAATAGGGCAATCATATCCTAGCTGTATATAGTGCGTTATCTCTCAATAAGCTATTGACATGTTGTATACCATTTTAAGGTTGCGTTTGGGAATACATTTGCATTTTTAATGtacatttggaaaaaaaaaaagccttagtGAATATGTAGTTGTGGAATTGCTTTGAGTGCTTGGTGAACAATAtatgaaaaatgaattttaaatgTACATTGACATTAGTATTGTTTGGTAAAATGATATTTCAAAAGTCCATTGAATATTATGTGACAAAATTACCCTtccaatatttttaatatttattcaaaattgaATACATATTCTTTATTCaaattaataagtaaaaataaaataaataattgaatgTATGTAatctgacaaaaataaatttgtatggtttagatatataataaataaaaaatatgatcatacaaatgaatgttaaataacctttgaaaataaataaataaaaattttgcttatagAAGATATAAATCTTGTTGGTTTCCCACTAAATCGCATTGGTAATCTTGTGATTTTAGAAAATGTCATAGGGTATTttgtaaatttgaaaaattaCATTAGCATTCTGCAAATGCACAAATGTTGATGCTAAGGTAGCATTAGTGTTTGAGCATTTGCAATATAGCATCCAGGCCAAATGCGattggaaaaaaaattatgaaacacCAATTCATAGTTGAAATGTGCATCGGGTCTTCAATGCGCATTTCAAATGCATTCTCAAATGCACCCAAAGTTGGTGGCGAATTTGTTTTATAGACGGGAAGAAAGGTCTTAAATAAAAGATTGTTGTGGCAGCTGAGCATGTCATTGCATAGTGCATATACATTATGCAGGTGCATATGTGGATtccattttaatatataaaaataaaattaagctttaaaaaaatgtaaaaatataaagaaatatattttaaGCAATATATTCCCTGTCCATTTTAGATGACTGCATATCTAACCATGATCAAGCATGCTAAGGCAAGTTACACCCAAATATTCAAAACTGTGATGAAGAACTACAAACTGTCTAAAAAATTTATTGCCTGTTAACCATGAGGTAAAGCTATATATACAAGctttttggaagttccaaatattatattaaaaactcAAACTTTCAAAGAGATTTAAGTGGGAATTTAAATATCCAACTGTAGTCCAAATTTTTAGCCACTGTGTACCTATGCAGCCTTATGTGGTGTTATATGGTCAATTATGTTATATGTGGTCTGAGTATGAAAATGACCGCATATTTCTGCTACATTTGGCGTATGCAGTGTGGCTTACTAACTGAATCATATAGTCTGCTGAATAGACCACTGTATAAAACTATGGGGAAGATTCAAGATTGTGATCAAATTTTATCTCATAATTGATTGATGTCACAGTGTTATCAAGTCAATGCTAATGGGGTAAGATGCAAGAAAGCTGGTAAGTTGGAGGATGCAGGAAGTTTGTACTATCGGATCATGCTAATGAATTATGAGATCACTATCATGCTCACATGGAACTAAGAGTTTTTTTATGAGGCCTGACTTTAGAAAAGGTAAGTAACATAGAGCTGTTTAGCGAGTTGGGCTTCTCATTCCTTGGTTCTAAAGAGTTGGGCAATTGTCTTGCCTGATTGCTGTGCTGCCCCTGGAATCCTCCTGATAAGTGAGCCCGTCATCTTCCCTTCTGACTGTGCAGATTGAGTGATGAGGTTTGGGAAGCTTGGATATACTATGATGGTTTTAGTTTTCTTTTGGCCTTCTCCCGGTAGCCAATTCTGGTTGCAAAAAAAGAATGATAGgagttattttaatttattagcaAAATATGTACTAGTTCTACAATACAAACAGACGTAGGATGattatataaaaaacaaataagtTGGAAGATGAGTGAAGAGAAATAATATAGAATATATGTCTTTTATCCAAAAAAATTGAATTCTTCTGAGGTACTTCTGGAGCACCAAAAACAGAATGCCAAGTGAAAGCCTTCTTGCAAAAGTCTATCACTGTATATCCTGCAAAATTGTTTGTAGTAAAATTTGAAATCCAGAACCCTTCTAAAGCTGAGTTGGAGAGTAATCAGAGAATTTTCTGTCAACTTTTGTCAATTTTATCTGCTTGATACATGGAAGGAGATCTTGATGAGGATAATTATACTGGTTCAATGTTGTCATTATAAGTGATTAGATTGATGAACATCCATGTAGTACATTTGCATGGGTGCTAGTTCATGTATTGCAAAATAGTCAGTTGATATGAATTGGATGTGGATATCAAACAGATACTAAATTTGTAACAATATTTGACTATAATGAACATTGATAGATAACATCAGTATAGATACACACTGGATTTTAGACATATAGATGTAAACAATATATGAATCTAggataagataaaataaataactAAGAAACTAATCAAATCTGTAGTTATATTTGTGTTTAAAAATTTGAAACAAATCCAAAAAACAGAAGCATGGAAAAAATATTATAGCCAAAAAAATCAACCAAATATGGATATTTGATGGATATAGATAAATGTCATCATATCCAGCTCCACTCAGATACAAAGATGGATTGAAATAGGTATTATCACCCAAAAGTCACATGTTGATTGGatgtttttttttgataaaatatccCATTTTAACTGCTTGTTTGGTCTCAGAGCATTGAATAACGACTAACTTGCATAATAAAATTGTTAGGATAAAATATATTTACGTTAAATATATTGTATTTATGACAAAtatgttttatttcttttatagGTAGTGATGATATAATACTCTATTTGGTTAAATTTGGTCAGTATTCTTATAAACCGAAATACAACTGATAGTTATTCAGTTTTTAATCCTCCAAACTGAGCCAAAATTGTTAAAAGAATAACCTGAATCAAACCGAGCCAAATATTTGCACCCCTCTTGTCTAGGATTCAGAAGCCTCGACTGTGATGTTTTACATTAATTTTGGTATGAGCATTCTTTGTATTTTCAGTATTAGATGGAGAGTTTTTCTGGATTGATGTGATCCACACATCCAAATCTGTATATATTAAGGTTTTTGGAGACACAAAAATTGTTGTTTTGGACTCTTGAAATGAAGTATTGTCCTTCCTCTTATGTTTTTTTCTATTAAGATGGAATTTATTAATTTGTGAATTGTTTCGCAGATCTGAGACTGATGAAGAAAAGCTGCTAAGAGAAGAGATTGATTATCTGAAGTTATTGACTAAAGAAACTGAGGGGGATCTAAATGGCGAACTCACAAAATTATCTTCTGAAGAACTTTCTAGGCTTTGTGAGGAGATATCTAGGAAGGAAAAAGATCTAGAGCTTCTGGCCCATCAGTTAGATGACAAGGTTCGGTTTGGTCAAAAAACCACAGCCAGCATTAGACCAGGATCTGGGGCTGGCAGGAGTGATACATCATCCACGAGACCACCATCTCGGTCTGGCATGTCTGAGGGGTCTAGGAGCATTGAGTCTGTTGATAGACCACAATCACGTGGTGGGACTGGAGATGCATGGATAAAGCCCATGGATGACAGGCGAGCTTTTCAAGGTGGTAGGGATAGGGGCTTCTTTGATGGCAGAAATGGGGACAGGTATGCTCTATATTCCATCTATTGACATATATCTGCCATTTTTTTAGTTTTCTTGTTTGCTTATAGAGATGTTTAATTATTGGTGACATCTGAAAGCTGCTTGCATTACAACATTGTTGATTTTTGTTTTCAATGTAtatgaaagtattaaattaacaaaaaaatatttttttacatttaaTCTAAAATTTCTCACTATTTTCTGTCCATTTTATAGCTTGCTTTGAGTAGACAATCAGTCATGTGATCCCTTACCAGTTACATAGGCCATGGTTATAGGTATGAGAATAATTTGGTCAGAACTGAACTATAAACTAAAACATCCCTATTTTGGTCAAGTTGTCTCAGTTATTTAAATAGTGGTTGGATTCAatttaattttacaatattttgatttttcattagtCGGTTTTGTGTTTTGGAATGAAAACAGTATAAACCAAACTATGATTTGAGCCAGTCTAGTTCAAAAGTTTGGTCCAGTGTCTACACTAAATGGAATGGTTTGGTATTGTCTAAAGTCAAGCTGATGGCTTTGCTACCCATGATAAGCTGTTTCGTTTATTCTGTAGAAATCGCTTTCTGCACTTTACTGCTAGTAGCAACTCTCTGACCTTGCTGCAATTCAAAGTGGTATTATTGCTTTTTTTCCATGCCAAATTGGTAACTTCTATATCAAGTTGCAAGTGCTTTAGTTGCAGCCTAGCTGTGAAATCCAAATGTCCCTGGAAACTCCGGTACATGATAAAATTTAGTTTGTTGTATTTGCAAATGCAATTTTACTAAAGACTAAAGCGACCAAGTTGCAAATTGGGTATGGTTGGTTCGGGTTATAGTGTAATATGTGATATGGTCAGTATGGATTATGATGTAACTTTGTTCCGTTTGGACGAAAGTGACCAAATGCTCACCCCTGCCTGGTCATCATGTTTATCTTATTTGTATCCATTAGAAGATAATGCATGAATTATTTTGACCATCCATTTTAACATTTCTGTTGCTTTGTTGGACTGGTGTTATTTTTTATTCAGAACCAGTCAGTCCCATTCAAGATATTAATGGGTCTTGAGACCTGGACAAGTAGGACTGTTCATTCAGTGGCTAGTTGTTTATATTGTAGTCAGATGGTGGTGTTCATTTCACAAGAAGTATCCAATCGCTATTGAAAAGTAAGTTGCAAAGGCACTTCAATTATTAAAATTTCTGATTATCGTTGTTGTTTCTCTATTTTTTTCAGGTCAAGTTCTAGGGAGCGGTGGTAAATGTTGGCTTGTATTGATTGGGTTTCTTGACAACAAAGTCTAAATGTGACTTGTTCATTTATCCCTTGTCttgtttgttttttgtttttttttatgaggAAAAAATTGGTGATAAAACATGAATAGTGAGTGATGAGAACTAATTTCATCACATAATTTATTGCCGCACTGATGCGGTGTAAGGTTTACATTTTTCTCATGTTGGGGCAATCTACCTCCTACTTTACTACTGCCcgttgaatctatctatgtttctaACAAATTGCAGCAATTTCTTTTATGCCGTTCTACTTTTCTGGTCTTGTTCTTTTTTTGGTGGATTTGTAATTATTCTAACAAATTGCAGCACGAAGATTCATAGGTATTTATTTAAATTGATATTGATATagattttatttttaggataCCTAAATGGAATGGAATGGGTGATTTACTTTggaaaaactaaaaaaatttatcaagaaTATATTTGGAAGAATTGTTTCGTAAAATGTTATTTAACTCCAAAGAGGCATCCATTGGGATTGTCATATCTAATATCATCATCCATTTCTCTTTACCTTTTATTTTCTCCATTGATGATCTTCCTTGGGGTTACCCCTTTCCCCTTATTCTCTTCCCATATCGATGATCTTTGACTTCTCTTGCAATCTCTTTGTTACACATATATCGAATTAAATTTacaaaggacaaaaaaaaaaaaagagaggagtaTTACTATTTATAtgttgttatcattattattttgttatattcgatCTATCATACCACTAAAATGGGTGTTTGACATCGCCCATTCCATTCCGCCACGTCGTTCCAAAATTAAGAGGGCGTTGCCCGATatatattagaaagaaattatataGGATAATACAAAGCCCAATTCCAGGCCCAAGCCTTCCTTCGGGGTGGGGTGCGTAAACCTCGTGGCGGTGATGCTGCCTCCCCTATAAAAGCCGTCCCTAGGTAGGGGTCTTCCACCCCGCACACACTTTCCCCCTTTCTTGACTCTATTTGGGGGATTAGGGTTCCCTCTGTTGGTATTCGATCCTCTCTTCCTCAGCCTTCTTCTCGGCTCCAGGTTCTTGTTCGACGGCCATGGAGATGGAGCGATTCGCGGAGTTTCCCTATGCTCACATGGATCGACGCCCCAGGAAGCGGCCAAGGGTAGGCTGGGAGGCCGCGCAGCATCCCAAGGTACAACTTTTTTCTCCCGAATCTCTCGAAGCTTTGTCCTTTTTTTGTCCCAGTATTGTAGATCCGTTGGGGTTTTATTGGATTTAGGGATCATTTAGGTCAGGTATGATTAGATCCATTACTAGGTTGACTTGACTGTTACCGTGGGGCAACTGCTGGATCTGGTAAGGATCTACATGCATCTCATCGAAATCGTCTTGTTGATTCTTGTTGTTTTTTCTTGGTTTGGTACGAGCACGTCTTGGATCTTAGATGAAAATGATCTGTTGTACAAATTTGGTCTTCTTTTTGTTATACGCTGTGATTGAGTTTATTTTTTGATCTGATAATTTGGTTCTGCTAGTGGGTTGAATTTGTTGCAAGTTTTTTGTTGCATCGGATTTTCGTTCTTCTCAGGTCGGCTATTTTTATGTTGGTCAGCCATCGATTTAAAGTATATACTTTTATTCCTTCTTTCTGGAAATTTAGGTGAAGTAAGATCTCGTGCAATTAGAATTCTGCCTCTATCATTTTCGCTGTCCGGATGCACCGATCAATAGTTTTGTTGCTTGTTTGTTGCTGTTGACATGAGAACGGTAGCTTTTAAGGAACAATTTTTTCGTGGACATTTAACGTTGATTTGGATATTTAATTTTTGGTGCAAATTACTGTAATTTCTTTATTAGGTATCTTAGAGGTCACTTCTTTAACTCTGGATGCATATCTTCGAGCTGCTATCTCTGTTTGATTCATTGTGGGATTAATATATTTGCTGAATTAACTATTTGAAAGGATATTTTGAGGGAATAAGTGAAATCATAATCACGTTttgtttttcaagtgaaaaaaATGAATGAATGGCTGTGTGTAGGCTCAAATAGGAATGTTATGTGGGCAAGAAGTTGGAGATGTGACCAGCTTGATTTCATCAACGGCACCTTCAGACCATACTTGTTCTTCTCTGTATTCGAAGGGAGTGGCTCGAAATGCTTCCCCCCCTTGGAGAGAGGATGATAAAGATGGGCATTATATGTTTGCTGTCGGAGAGAATTTGACTTCTCGCTGTAATTACTTATTTACCAATATTTTATCGTTTAAGCTTTTTCAATATTCTTTGTTCTTCCATTTTGTGATTGGGCATTCTAAAGGTTTTAGATGAGGATgatgcatgtgtgtgtgtgtagattttaaattttgaattcctGTAAATATTTTCTTCATTCTATTCAGTCGCATTGgct belongs to Musa acuminata AAA Group cultivar baxijiao chromosome BXJ1-11, Cavendish_Baxijiao_AAA, whole genome shotgun sequence and includes:
- the LOC135597826 gene encoding zinc finger AN1 domain-containing stress-associated protein 15-like; protein product: MARESCNLDKDEAEILKPSSSSSPSPSPSPSPSPSPSPPPPPPSPPSVCVNPPPELPVPKTPGSFGNGAVADSGATLSCESHSSKEALPPVRLVSRCSSCRKRVGLTGFRCRCGDLFCASHRYSDTHDCSFDYKAAGREQIAKANPLIRAAKVIKI
- the LOC103972502 gene encoding eukaryotic translation initiation factor 4B1 isoform X1 — encoded protein: MSKAWGGVGAGAWALDAERAEAEEREREAAEPPPLSSLLAGEPVQSFPSLKEATSSRQQKKKKPVALSLAQFNAGNFGGAGGGRRDLSFESKGLTPDEMLRLPTGPRERSQEEIEHGRLGGGFRSYGGGGGGPRGGFASNRAEEGDGSWGGAGGGRRGYGGFNDEQRRGPPARALDFDQPSRADEVDNWGSGKKSFVPPLSEGGRRDSYGSLGSRGPSRADGIDNWSTAKKPLPSKYPSFGSGFGDSRALSDSDRWGRSREGFIQNDQGRPKLVLDPLKKNADVPIEPARTRPSPFGTARPREEVLAEKGLDWRRMESEIEIRKTSRPTSSHSSRPSSAQSSRPVSPGVQSAAPAAEITVKPGPKVNPFGNAKPREILLQEKGIDWRKIDMELEHRSVARSETDEEKLLREEIDYLKLLTKETEGDLNGELTKLSSEELSRLCEEISRKEKDLELLAHQLDDKVRFGQKTTASIRPGSGAGRSDTSSTRPPSRSGMSEGSRSIESVDRPQSRGGTGDAWIKPMDDRRAFQGGRDRGFFDGRNGDRTSQSHSRY
- the LOC103972502 gene encoding eukaryotic translation initiation factor 4B1 isoform X2, whose translation is MSKAWGGVGAGAWALDAERAEAEEREREAAEPPPLSSLLAGEPVQSFPSLKEATSSRQQKKKKPVALSLAQFNAGNFGGAGGGRRDLSFESKGLTPDEMLRLPTGPRERSQEEIEHGRLGGGFRSYGGGGGGPRGGFASNRAEEGDGSWGGAGGGRRGYGGFNDEQRRGPPARALDFDQPSRADEVDNWGSGKKSFVPPLSEGGRRDSYGSLGSRGPSRADGIDNWSTAKKPLPSKYPSFGSGFGDSRALSDSDRWGRSREGFIQNDQGRPKLVLDPLKKNADVPIEPARTRPSPFGTARPREEVLAEKGLDWRRMESEIEIRKTSRPTSSHSSRPSSAQSSRPVSPGVQSAAPAAEITVKPGPKVNPFGNAKPREILLQEKGIDWRKIDMELEHRSVARSETDEEKLLREEIDYLKLLTKETEGDLNGELTKLSSEELSRLCEEISRKEKDLELLAHQLDDKVRFGQKTTASIRPGSGAGRSDTSSTRPPSRSGMSEGSRSIESVDRPQSRGGTGDAWIKPMDDRRAFQGGRDRGFFDGRNGDRSSSRERW